From Halichoerus grypus chromosome 6, mHalGry1.hap1.1, whole genome shotgun sequence, one genomic window encodes:
- the PRSS53 gene encoding serine protease 53 isoform X3 has translation MTELNSWSVVLGSLQHEGLSPGAKEVGVTALQLPRAYNHYSQGSDLALLRLAHPVAHTPLCLPQPTHRFPFGTSCWATGWDQDTNGGKRSPKVIQPQLPTVRLLSLPCSPPTPFLVPAHRTLRNLRLRLISRPTCNCLYNRLHQRLLASPARPGMLCGGAQPGVQGPCQGDSGGPVLCREPDGHWVHAGIISFASSCAQEDTPVLLTSTAAHSSWLQARAQGAAFLSQNPGTPEISDEDSCVACGSLRREGPRAGAPSPWPWDARLKHQGKLACGGALVSEEVVLTAAHCFIGRQTPEEWSIGLGAGPEERGLKQVVLHGAYTHPEGGYDVALLLLAQPVTLGPSLRPLCLPYSDHHLPDGERGWVLGLPRQGAGASSPQTVPVTLLGPRACSRLHATLGSDSVPILPGMVCSSVVGEPPHCEGLSGAPLVHEVRGTWFLAGLHSFGDACQGPARPAVFVALPAYENWVSSLDWQVYFAEEPEPEAEPGSCSGNTSKPAGC, from the exons ATGACAGAACTGAACTCCTGGTCAGTTGTCCTGGGTTCTCTGCAACATGAGGGGCTGAGCCCAGGGGCCAAGGAGGTGGGGGTGACGGCTCTGCAGCTGCCAAGGGCCTATAACCACTACAGCCAGGGCTCAGACCTGGCCCTGCTACGACTTGCCCACCCCGTGGCCCACACACCCCTCTGCTTGCCCCAACCTACCCATCGCTTTCCTTTTGGGACCTCCTGCTGGGCCACTGGCTGGGATCAGGACACCAATGGTGGTAAGCGCtcgcccaaggtcatacagcccCAGCTGCCAACTGTCCGTCTGCTCAGTCTCCCTTGCTCCCCACCAACCCCCTTTCTCGTGCCAGCTCACAGGACTCTGCGGAATCTGCGCCTGCGTCTAATCAGCCGCCCCACGTGTAACTGCCTCTACAACCGGCTGCACCAGCGGCTGCTGGCTAGCCCAGCTCGGCCGGGGATGCTGTGTGGGGGCGCCCAGCCTGGGGTGCAGGGGCCCTGTCAG GGGGATTCTGGGGGCCCCGTGCTGTGCCGTGAGCCTGACGGACACTGGGTTCACGCTGGGATCATCAGCTTTGCATCAAGCTGTGCCCAAGAAGACACCCCTGTGCTGCTGACCAGCACGGCTGCTCACAGCTCCTGGCTGCAGGCTCGAGCTCAGGGGGCGGCCTTCCTGTCCCAGAACCCGGGGACCCCGGAGATCAGTGACGAGGACAGCTGTGTAG CCTGTGGATCCTTGAGGAGAGAAGGTCCCCGGGCAGGAGCCCCCTCCCCATGGCCCTGGGATGCCAGGCTGAAGCACCAGGGGAAGCTGGCCTGTGGTGGAGCCCTGGTGTCAGAGGAGGTTGTGCTGACTGCTGCCCACTGCTTCATCGG GCGCCAGACCCCAGAGGAATGGAGCATTGGGCTGGGGGCCGGACCAGAGGAGCGGGGCCTGAAGCAAGTCGTCCTGCATGGGGCTTATACCCACCCAGAGGGGGGCTACGATGTGGCCCTCCTGTTGCTGGCCCAACCCGTGACACTAGGCCCCAGCCTTCGGCCGCTCTGCCTGCCCTATTCTGACCACCATCTGCCCGATGGGGAACGTGGCTGGGTCCTGGGGCTGCCCCGTCAAGGAGCAG GCGCCAGCTCCCCTCAGACAGTGCCTGTGACCCTCTTGGGACCCAGGGCCTGCAGCCGGCTGCATGCAACTCTTGGGAGCGACAGCGTCCCCATTCTGCCAGGGATGGTGTGTTCTAGTGTTGTGGGTGAGCCGCCCCACTGTGAG GGCCTGTCCGGGGCACCCCTGGTGCACGAGGTGAGGGGCACATGGTTCCTGGCTGGGCTACACAGCTTTGGAGATGCCTGCCAAGGCCCCGCAAGGCCTGCGGTCTTCGTGGCGCTCCCCGCCTATGAGAACTGGGTCAGCAGTTTGGACTGGCAGGTCTATTTTGCTGAGGAGCCGGAGCCCGAGGCCGAGCCCGGAAGCTGCTCCGGCAACACGA GCAAACCAGCTGGCTGTTGA
- the ZNF646 gene encoding zinc finger protein 646 isoform X2: protein MEDTPTSLSCSDCQRHFPSLPELSRHRELLHPSSQQDSEEADSIPRPYRCQQCGRGYRHPGSLVNHRRTHETGLFPCTTCGKDFTNPVALKSHMRTHAPEGRRRRRPPRSKEVILRLQGEAASSDSRDQRLSPGESWMSQKKHAEETSGCESGPDPRAALSTREDPPTRQREGWERQPDSEGGAEGWGPTTSSARATPLPTAASSLLSNLEQYLAESVVNFAGGHEPPQSPRAEEERRYKCAQCGKTYKHAGSLTNHRQSHSLGVYPCAICFKEFSNLMALKNHSRLHAQYQPYQCPHCPRAFRLPRELLDHQESHEGERQERLWEGKGTPATNGHAEESSQDQLPTTQMLNCSGERSASGDLEDGGLEEYRPFRCGDCGRTYRHAGSLINHRKSHQTGVYPCSICSKQLFNAAALKNHVRAHHRPRQGAGEDGQPSVPPAPLPVADTPHKEEEVPATTLDHRPYKCDECGRAYRHRGSLVNHRHSHRTGDYQCSLCPRKYPNLMALRNHVRVHCKAARRSAGPGAEGPPSHLKGELLPDQAEAEAAPHTDQGRGCKHEEEAAAADVPPAANRTAPQICSVCGMLFEDPESLERHGRTHGEGEDSRTETRASPPRAFACQDCGKSYRHSGSLINHRQTHQTGDFSCGACAKHFHTMAAMKNHLRRHSGRWGRQHGRRASGAGSGGETKLPSGGNWAQDLVGNSEGLDCPRDPSGGDPNGTAGSSESDGGCLQTEAERARCGLERAEARIQGDNESRDTEEGLERKEACFLDNLDIPGDEESNGTRFCDGLTGVDEDRNRAPGQPSSPNHSPDEAVTGWQAELSHTCSDCGHSFPHATGLLSHRPCHPPGIYQCSLCPKEFDSLPALRSHFQNHGPGEAAPAQPFLCCLCGMIFPGRAGYRLHRRQAHDSSGLTEGEEEEEGEEEGAAGAASARSPPLQLSEAELLNQLQREVEALDGAGYGHICGCCGQTYDDLGSLERHHQSQSSGNTTDKAPSHLGESGDAMGRVAGDDRVFEGTVTSPSGEGGDTKSGEGAGAMVVDSLCMQGEESPPEAQPRPFRCNQCGKTYRHGGSLVNHRKIHQTGDFICPVCSRCYPNLAAYRNHLRNHPRCKGSEPQVGPAPEAGGSSEPQNVAEEGLGQADGGKFQEELKVEPSEEVARVKEEEWGEATVKGEEVEPRLETAEKSCQTEASAERPFSCEVCGRSYKHAGSLINHRQSHQTGHFGCQACSKGFSNLMSLKNHRRIHADPRRFRCGECGKAFRLRKQLASHQRVHAERGAGGGTRKLTREDRPFRCGQCGRTYRHAGSLLNHRRSHETGQYSCPTCPKTYSNSMALKDHQRLHSESRRRRAGLSRRAAVRCALCGRGFPGRGALEQHLREHEEETKSGQRGTEDSEGTLADDQGLEDRSGGPESVLQLEDGARRLGEQSPSPIGAAGSEPTEPGPGDVGNAKGRQGDGGPVSRGGDWVPRGHVLTKPADESEDSIPQSPCHLGNTQPNGPSLSPVASWHGADSRPQLQPESPPSSRSRCGRTYCQSEGPLNCHSTTETDCRHCLPCSKEFSNPVAAKSHSRNHLAAQTFACPDCGKAFQSHHELASHLHTQASGLGQMPPQIREATGPEGGTVEDEVDSPGQGEIQKAPPEPPRAPGENAGRADGGQGVKSTAAEDEERPFRCAQCGRSYRHAGSLLNHQKAHTTGLYPCSLCPKLLPNLLSLKNHGRTHTDPKRHRCSVCGKAFRTAARLEGHGRVHAPREGPFTCPHCPRHFRRRISFQQHQQQHQEEWTVASSGVPKAPAAGRGDLSLPPPPTPTTSLLDPSPQWPADLSFSL from the exons ATGGAGGACACGCCCACCTCACTCAGCTGCTCTGACTGTCAGCGCCACTTTCCTAGTCTCCCGGAACTGTCCCGGCACCGCGAGCTGCTCCATCCATCTTCCCAGCAGGACAGTGAGGAGGCAGACAGCATCCCTCGGCCCTACCGCTGTCAGCAGTGTGGGCGGGGCTACCGTCACCCAGGGAGCTTGGTCAACCACCGGCGGACCCACGAGACGGGTCTTTTCCCCTGTACCACCTGTGGCAAGGACTTTACCAATCCCGTGGCCCTCAAGAGCCACATGAGGACTCATGCTCCCGAGGGCCGCCGTAGGCGCAGGCCTCCCCGCTCCAAGGAAGTCATTCTGCGCCTGCAGGGGGAAGCAGCATCCTCTGACTCTAGGGACCAGAGGCTCAGCCCTGGGGAAAGCTGGATGAGCCAGAAAAAACATGCCGAAGAGACATCTGGCTGTGAGTCTGGGCCTGACCCCAGGGCAGCTCTGAGCACTAGGGAGGATCCACCCACCAGACAAAGAGAAGGCTGGGAAAGGCAGCCAGATTCtgaggggggtgcagagggctGGGGGCCCACTACCAGTTCTGCCAGAGCCACCCCGCTCCCCACCGCAGCCAGCAGCCTCCTTAGCAATTTGGAACAGTATTTGGCTGAATCCGTAGTGAATTTTGCCGGGGGCCACGAGCCCCCTCAGTCGCCTCGTGCTGAGGAGGAACGGCGGTACAAGTGCGCTCAGTGCGGCAAGACTTACAAGCATGCCGGGAGCCTGACCAATCATCGCCAGAGCCACAGCCTGGGCGTCTACCCTTGTGCCATCTGCTTCAAGGAGTTCTCTAACCTCATGGCCCTGAAGAACCACTCccggctccatgcccagtatcaGCCTTACCAGTGTCCTCACTGTCCCCGTGCCTTCCGGCTCCCCCGAGAGCTGCTGGACCACCAAGAGTCCCATGAGGGCGAAAGGCAGGAGCGGCTATGGGAAGGGAAAGGGACGCCCGCCACCAATGGGCACGCGGAGGAGAGCAGCCAGGACCAGCTCCCGACTACACAGATGCTGAACTGCTCCGGGGAGCGCAGCGCCTCTGGGGACCTGGAGGACGGTGGCCTAGAGGAGTACCGGCCTTTCCGCTGTGGGGACTGCGGCCGCACTTACCGCCATGCTGGGAGCCTCATCAACCATCGCAAGAGCCACCAGACGGGTGTCTACCCCTGCTCCATCTGTTCCAAGCAGCTGTTCAACGCGGCTGCCCTCAAAAACCATGTCCGGGCTCATCACAGACCCcggcagggagctggggaggacgGGCAGCCATCAGTGCCACCAGCCCCCCTGCCTGTGGCTGATACCCCCCACAAAGAGGAAGAGGTCCCCGCCACCACCCTGGACCACCGCCCCTATAAGTGCGACGAGTGTGGTCGGGCTTACCGCCACCGGGGGAGCCTGGTGAACCACCGCCACAGCCATCGGACAGGAGATTACCAGTGCTCACTCTGTCCCCGCAAGTACCCCAACCTTATGGCCCTGCGTAACCACGTGCGGGTCCATTGCAAAGCTGCTCGCCGCAGTGCAGGCCCAGGGGCTGAGGGTCCCCCCAGCCACCTCAAGGGAGAGCTCCTTCCTGACCAAGCGGAAGCAGAGGCAGCCCCACATACAGATCAGGGGCGTGGGTGCAAACATGAAGAGGAGGCGGCTGCGGCCGATGTCCCCCCAGCAGCAAATAGGACAGCACCACAGATCTGTAGCGTGTGTGGGATGCTCTTTGAAGACCCTGAGAGCCTTGAACGTCACGGCCGGACCCATGGGGAAGGGGAAGACAGCAGGACAGAGACCAGGGCGTCCCCTCCTCGGGCGTTTGCCTGCCAAGATTGTGGAAAGAGCTATCGCCACTCAGGCAGCCTTATCAACCACAGGCAGACCCACCAGACGGGGGACTTCAGCTGTGGGGCCTGTGCCAAGCACTTCCACACTATGGCCGCCATGAAGAACCATTTGCGGCGCCACAGTGGGCGGTGGGGCCGACAGCACGGGAGGCGGGCCAGCGGTGCTGGCAGTGGGGGTGAAACCAAACTCCCGTCAGGCGGGAACTGGGCCCAGGACTTGGTGGGGAACAGCGAGGGCCTGGACTGTCCGCGAGACCCTTCAGGGGGCGATCCTAATGGAACCGCAGGCAGCTCGGAAAGCGATGGGGGCTGTCTGCAGACTGAAGCCGAAAGGGCTAGATGTGGGCTCGAGCGGGCGGAGGCCCGTATCCAGGGTGATAATGAGAGCAGGGATACTGAGGAAGGGCTGGAAAGGAAGGAGGCCTGTTTCCTAGACAACTTGGACATCCCAGGCGATGAGGAAAGCAATGGGACTCGCTTCTGTGATGGTCTCACTGGGGTGGATGAAGACCGGAACCGGGCCCCTGGCCAGCCCAGCTCCCCGAACCACTCTCCCGACGAAGCTGTCACTGGCTGGCAGGCGGAGCTCTCCCACACGTGTTCGGACTGTGGGCATTCTTTCCCTCATGCCACCGGCCTGCTGAGCCACAGGCCCTGCCACCCCCCGGGCATCTATCAGTGCTCCCTCTGCCCGAAGGAGTTTGACTCTCTGCCTGCCCTGCGCAGCCACTTCCAGAACCACGGGCCCGGGGAGGCCGCCCCTGCACAACCTTTCCTCTGCTGCCTCTGCGGCATGATCTTCCCGGGACGGGCTGGCTACCGGCTTCACCGGCGCCAGGCTCACGACTCCTCTGGCCTGAccgagggggaggaggaggaggagggggaggaggaaggagccgCAGGGGCAGCCTCCGCCCGGAGCCCTCCGCTGCAGCTCTCGGAAGCAGAGCTGTTGAATCAGCTGCAGCGTGAGGTGGAGGCGCTGGACGGAGCTGGTTATGGGCACATCTGTGGCTGCTGCGGTCAGACCTACGATGACCTAGGGAGCTTGGAGCGTCACCACCAAAGCCAGAGTTCTGGGAACACCACAGACAAAGCTCCCAGCCACTTAGGAGAGTCAGGCGATGCCATGGGAAGGGTTGCAGGTGATGACCGTGTCTTTGAGGGCACGGTGACCTCTCcctctggggagggtggggacacAAAGTCTGGAGAGGGAGCAGGTGCTATGGTTGTAGACAGCCTTTGCATGCAGGGGGAGGAAAGTCCGCCAGAGGCCCAGCCCCGCCCCTTCCGCTGCAACCAGTGTGGCAAGACCTATCGCCACGGGGGCAGCCTGGTGAACCACCGCAAGATTCACCAGACTGGAGACTTCATCTGTCCCGTCTGCTCCCGCTGCTACCCCAACCTGGCTGCCTACCGGAATCACCTGCGAAACCACCCGCGCTGCAAGGGCtctgagccccaggtggggcccGCCCCAGAGGCCGGAGGCAGCAGCGAGCCGCAGAACGTGGCAGAAGAAGGGCTGGGGCAGGCAGATGGGGGAAAGTTCCAGGAAGAACTTAAAGTGGAGCCCTCGGAGGAGGTGGCAAGGGTGAaagaggaggagtggggggaggccACCGTgaagggggaggaggtggagccGAGGTTGGAGACGGCAGAGAAGAGCTGCCAGACCGAGGCCAGCGCCGAGCGGCCCTTCAGCTGTGAGGTGTGCGGCCGGTCGTACAAGCACGCTGGCAGCCTCATCAATCACCGGCAGAGCCACCAGACTGGCCACTTTGGCTGCCAGGCCTGCTCCAAAGGCTTCTCAAACCTCATGTCCCTCAAGAACCACCGGCGCATCCATGCAGATCCCCGGCGGTTCCGCTGCGgcgaatgtgggaaggccttccgCCTGCGGAAGCAGCTGGCCAGCCACCAGCGGGTCCACGCCGagcggggcgcgggcgggggcaCCCGGAAGCTGACGCGGGAAGATCGGCCCTTCAGGTGCGGGCAGTGTGGGCGCACCTACCGCCATGCCGGCAGCCTCCTGAACCACCGGCGCAGCCACGAGACCGGCCAGTACAGCTGCCCCACGTGCCCCAAGACCTACTCCAACAGCATGGCCCTGAAGGACCACCAGCGGCTGCACTCAGAGAGCCGGCGGCGGCGAGCAGGGCTATCCCGGCGGGCAGCTGTGCGCTGTGCCCTGTGTGGCCGGGGTTTCCCTGGCCGGGGAGCCCTGGAGCAGCACCTGCGGGAGCATGAAGAGGAGACCAAAAGTGggcagagaggcacagaggacagTGAGGGGACCCTGGCCGATGACCAGGGACTAGAGGACAGGTCGGGTGGTCCTGAGTCAGTTCTCCAGCTGGAGGATGGagccaggaggctgggggagcaGAGTCCGAGCCCCATCGGGGCAGCAGGTTCGGAACCCACCGAGCCGGGACCCGGGGACGTGGGGAATGCCAAAGGGAGGCAAGGAGATGGGGGGCCGGTGAGTCGCGGCGGAGACTGGGTTCCTCGGGGTCATGTACTGACCAAGCCAGCAGATGAGTCAGAGGACAGTATCCCCCAGAGTCCTTGCCATCTTGGCAACACCCAGCCCAACGGACCTAGTCTGAGTCCTGTGGCTAGCTGGCACGGTGCAGACAGCCGACCTCAGCTCCAGCCCGAGAGTCCCCCCTCTTCCCGCAGCCGTTGTGGCAGGACGTACTGCCAGTCGGAAGGCCCTTTGAACTGTCACAGCACCACCGAGACAGACTGCCGCCATTGCCTGCCCTGCTCCAAGGAGTTCTCGAACCCTGTGGCTGCTAAGAGCCACAGCCGCAACCACCTAGCTGCCCAGACCTTCGCCTGCCCCGACTGTGGTAAGGCCTTCCAGTCCCATCATGAACTAGCCAGCCACCTGCACACTCAGGCCAGCGGCCTCGGTCAGATGCCACCCCAGATACGGGAGGCCACAGGGCCTGAAGGTGGGACTGTGGAGGATGAGGTGGATAGCCCCGGCCAAGGGGAAATCCAGAAGGCCCCACCGGAaccccccagggccccaggagagAATGCTGGGAGAGCTGATGGGGGGCAAGGAGTAAAGTCCACGGCGGCTGAAGACGAGGAGCGGCCGTTCCGCTGTGCCCAGTGTGGGCGGTCCTACCGCCACGCCGGTAGCCTGCTGAACCATCAGAAGGCCCACACCACTGGACTCtacccctgctccctctgccccaaacTTCTACCCAACCTGCTGTCCCTTAAGAACCATGGCAGGACCCACACAGACCCCAAGCGCCATCGCTGCAGCGTCTGTGGCAAGGCCTTCCGGACAGCTGCCCGGCTGGAGGGTCACGGGCGGGTCCATGCACCTCGGGAGGGGCCCTTCACCTGCCCCCATTGTCCCCGCCACTTCCGTCGCCGGATCAGCTtccagcagcaccagcagcagcaccagGAGGAATGGACAGTGGCCAGCTCTG gaGTCCCAAAGGCACCAGCGGCGGGGAGAGGGGACTTGTCattgccccctcctcccacccccacgaCCTCACTTCTGGATCCTTCACCCCAGTGGCCTGCAgacctcagcttctccctctaa
- the ZNF668 gene encoding zinc finger protein 668: protein MEVESAEARPSAPAPGYKRSGRRYKCLSCTKTFPNAPRAARHAATHGPVDCAEEVAEAKLKPETEPKAEDAGGDKVSGASAKPRPYACPLCPKAYKTAPELRSHGRSHTGEKPFPCPECGRRFMQPVCLRVHLASHAGELPFRCAHCPKAYGALSKLKIHQRGHTGERPYACADCGKSFADPSVFRKHRRTHAGLRPYGCERCGKAYAELKDLRNHERSHTGERPFLCSECGKSFSRSSSLTCHQRIHAAQKPYRCPACGKGFTQLSSYQSHERTHSGEKPFLCPRCGRMFSDPSSFRRHQRAHEGVKPYRCEKCGKDFRQPADLAMHRRVHTGDRPFKCLQCDKTFVASWDLKRHALVHSGQRPFRCEECGRAFAERASLTKHSRVHSGERPFHCNACGKSFVVSSSLRKHERTHRSSEAAGAPPQQELVVGLALPVSVAGEGSTAPAAGAGLGDPPAGLLGLPPESGGVMATQWQVVGMTVEHVECQDAGVGEAPGPLGGAGEVGGEEVDEKPPQFVCRECKETFSTLTLLRRHERSHPELRPFPCTQCGKSFSDRAGLRKHSRTHSSVRPYTCPHCPKAFLSASDLRKHERTHPVPIGTPTPLEPLVALLGMPEEGPA, encoded by the exons ATGGAGGTGGAGTCTGCCGAGGCCCggccctctgcccccgcccccggctaCAAGCGCTCCGGCCGCCGCTACAAGTGCCTGTCCTGTACTAAGACATTTCCAAATGCGCCTAGGGCAGCGCGTCACGCTGCCACACATGGGCCTGTAGACTGCGCAGAGGAGGTGGCGGAAGCGAAGCTGAAGCCGGAGACAGAACCCAAAGCAGAGGATGCTGGCGGGGACAAGGTGTCAGGTGCATCGGCTAAGCCTCGGCCTTATGCATGCCCGCTGTGCCCCAAGGCCTACAAGACGGCACCCGAGCTGCGCAGTCACGGCCGCAGCCACACAGGCGAAAAGCCCTTCCCTTGCCCCGAGTGTGGCCGCCGCTTCATGCAGCCCGTGTGCCTGCGCGTGCACCTGGCCTCGCACGCTGGCGAGCTGCCCTTCCGCTGCGCTCACTGCCCCAAGGCCTACGGCGCGCTCTCCAAGCTCAAGATTCACCAGCGTGGTCACACGGGCGAGCGGCCCTACGCTTGCGCCGACTGCGGCAAGAGCTTCGCCGACCCTTCGGTGTTCCGCAAACACCGGCGCACGCACGCGGGCCTGCGGCCGTACGGCTGCGAGCGCTGCGGCAAGGCCTACGCGGAGCTCAAGGACCTGCGCAACCACGAGCG GTCCCACACCGGTGAgcgccccttcctctgctcagaGTGCGGCAAGAGCTTCTCCCGCTCATCCTCGCTCACGTGCCACCAGCGCATCCATGCGGCTCAGAAGCCCTATCGCTGTCCAGCCTGTGGCAAGGGCTTCACGCAGCTCAGCTCCTACCAGAGCCATGAGCGCACCCACTCCGGCGAGAAGCCCTTCCTGTGCCCGCGTTGCGGCCGCATGTTCTCCGACCCCTCGAGCTTCCGGCGCCACCAGCGGGCGCACGAGGGCGTGAAGCCTTACCGCTGCGAGAAGTGCGGCAAAGACTTTCGGCAGCCGGCAGACCTGGCCATGCACCGGCGGGTGCACACGGGTGACCGGCCGTTCAAGTGCCTGCAGTGTGACAAGACGTTTGTGGCGTCTTGGGACCTCAAGCGCCATGCGTTGGTGCACTCGGGCCAGCGGCCCTTCCGCTGTGAGGAGTGTGGGCGAGCCTTCGCCGAGCGAGCCAGTCTCACTAAGCACAGCCGGGTGCACTCAGGCGAGCGCCCCTTCCACTGTAACGCCTGCGGGAAGTCCTTCGTGGTGTCATCAAGCCTGAGGAAGCATGAGCGGACCCATCGGAGTAGCGAGGCCGCAGGGGCGCCCCCACAGCAGGAGCTGGTAGTGGGGCTGGCACTGCCAGTCAGCGTGGCAGGCGAGGGCTCCACGGCCCCGGCAGCAGGTGCAGGGCTAGGGGACCCCCCAGCAGGGCTGCTGGGGCTGCCCCCGGAATCAGGTGGTGTGATGGCCACCCAGTGGCAAGTGGTGGGCATGACGGTGGAACATGTGGAGTGCCAAGATGCTGGGGTTGGGGAGGCTCCTGGTCCCTTGGGGGGAGCAGGCGAGGTGGGGGGCGAGGAGGTTGATGAGAAGCCGCCGCAGTTTGTGTGCCGGGAGTGCAAGGAGACGTTCTCCACGCTGACGTTGCTGCGACGGCATGAGCGCTCACACCCAGAGCTCCGGCCCTTTCCCTGCACCCAGTGCGGCAAGAGCTTCTCTGACCGGGCAGGGCTGCGCAAACACAGCCGCACCCATAGCTCTGTGCGCCCCTACACCTGCCCCCACTGCCCCAAGGCCTTCTTGAGTGCCAGCGACCTGCGCAAGCACGAGCGCACCCACCCTGTGCCCATCGGGACCCCCACGCCCCTCGAGCCCCTTGTGGCTTTGCTAGGAATGCCTGAAGAGGGGCCCGCGTGA